CTACTATAATTGCGCAAAAGAcagataaaaaagaaagacGTGTTGAGCTGTTACCAATCTAtacatttttattctatttctaTTGCATTTGGAAGAGCCCCATGGCCATGTTGCTTTCTCTGCTCCTTCCAACCTAGCTGTAATTGAAGTGAGAGAGAGAGCTGttcatttctttataaatttatttactcTTTGTCTCAAACTCTCTAGAGGAACATATACTCTCATCTCTTCTCTTCTCCTCATCCATTTAGCACCACCATCAACAGCAACAATGAGATCCAACCTCTAGGCTTTTCAtcgttttttcttttcataaaaatCCAGGAAATAACAGCAAAATAACGAACCCCCGGAAAGAGATGGCTTGGTGGAAGAAAGAGTCTCATCGAGGCACTCCTGTTGTGGTCAAGATGGAGAATCCAAACTGGTCAATGGTGGAACTTGAAGCTCCGTCTGAAGATGATTTCTTAATCTCAAAAGATAACAACAAATCCCGTAACAAAAACGCCAAGCAGCTCACTTGGGTTCTCCTTTTAAAAGCTCACAAGGCCGCCGGTTGTTTAACCTCCATTGCCCCTGCATTCTTCTCTCTCGGCTCCGTCATTCGTCGCCGTGTCGCCTCCGGCCGCACCGATGCCAACACTGAGACGGGCAGAGAGAAAGAGAACCGAGCCTTCAAGAGCAGGTTTTATTCCTGTATAAAATTGTTCCTTTGGCTCTCAGTGGTTTTGttggtttttgaaatttcgGCTTATTTTAAGGGCTGGCATTTTGGTGCTCCAAAACTTCAGCTTGAATACATATTTAGTAGCCCATTAGGTATCAAGGGATTGTTTGATTTACTGTATTCTCGGTGGGTTTTGATTCGCGTGGAGTACCTGGCTCCTCCTCTTCAGTTTTTGGCCAATGCGTGCATTGTTCTGTTTCTTATCCAGAGCTTGGATAGACTTATTCTATGTCTGGGTTGTTTCTGGATTaggtttaagaaaattaaacctATTGCCAAACAAGATGACACCTCAGATCTTGAAACTGGCGAGAAAGGTTACTTTCCAATGGTGTTGATTCAGATCCCTATGTGTAATGAAAAAGAggtaaacatttatatattgaaaacttTGTGCTTTTGTTTAAGTTATGCGTTAGTGTTTAAAACTTAATACAAATGTTGTGGTTTAGGTGTATCAACAATCAATTGCGGCTGTGTGTAATTTAGAATGGCCAAAATCAAAGATTTTGATTCAAGTGCTTGATGATTCCGATGACCCAACTGCACAAACTTTGATTAAAGAGGAGGTGCTTAAGTGGCAACAAGAGGGTGCTCACATTGTGTACAGGCATAGAATACTTAGAGACGGGTACAAAGCTGGTAATCTTAAGTCTGCTATGAATTGTAGCTATGTCAAAGACTATGAATTTGTTGCCATTTTCGATGCTGACTTTCAACCCTCCCCTGATTTTCTCAAAAGAACTGTCCCTCATTTTAAGGTGActatttcttgtttttgtttaaatgagtTTACTTATATGAATTGGACCCTTATAGTTGTTAGTGAATATTTTAACGCTTGAGTTGGTATGATAATACAGGATAATGAGGATCTTGGGTTGGTTCAAGCAAGATGGTCTTTTGTGAATAAAGATGAGAACCTGTTAACTAGGCTGCAGAATATAAATTTGGCATTTCATTTTGAGGTAGAGCAGCAAGTAAATGGTGTGTTTATAAATTTCTTTGGGTTCAATGGGACTGCGGGAGTTTGGAGAATTAAGGCTTTGGAGGATTCTGGTGGATGGATGGAGAGGACTACTGTCGAGGACATGGACATTGCTGTCCGTGCTCATCTTCAAGGGTGGAAATTCATTTTCCTCAATGATGTTGAGGTATACTTCTATCTCAATATGTGTTAGTAACGTATACTATAGACTCTTGGTAAATCTTTTTGTATTAATGGTATTGTCTGTTCTATTTTTTAACGTGTCACAGTGCCAGTGTGAACTGCCAGAATCTTATGAAGCTTATAGGAAACAACAGCACCGGTGGCATTCTGGACCCATGCAGTTGTTTCGTTTATGTTTGCCTGATATTATCAAATCCAAGGTATATGCATTTTGGAGATAGTTGTTACTTTTCATAGTATTTTCTCCAAACTTAATCGTTCAACTTTTTGTTGATTCTTGTTACTGACTGGTATTGTTCTGTGATTTGCTTTTTGCAGATTAGCATATGGAAAAAATTCAATAtgatctttcttttctttctccttagGAAACTGATTCTACCCTTCTATTCGTTCACCCTCTTCTGCATAATTCTTCCGATGACAATGTTTGTCCCAGAGGCTGAGCTCCCGGCTTGGGTTGTGTGTTATATTCCTGCCACCATGTCATTTCTCAATATTCTTCCTGCTCCAAAATCCTTTCCATTCATTGTTCCTTACCTTCTTTTTGAGAACACAATGTCGGTCACCAAGTTCAACGCCATGATCTCTGGCCTATTCCAGCTTGGAAGTGCATATGAATGGGTTGTTACAAAGAAATCAGGCCGTTCCTCTGAGGGTGATCTTGTTTCTTTGGTAGAGAAAGAGCCAAAACATCACAAGGGGGCATCAGCACCTGACCTTGATAAAGTGAAGTTGGAAATTAAACAACAGGAACAAAAAGCttctaaaaggaaaaagaagcaTAATAGGATATACATGAAGGAGTTGACTTTAGCTTTCCTTCTATTAACAGCTTCAGCTAGAAGCCTTTTGTCAGCTCAGGGGATCCATTTCTACTTCTTGCTATTTCAGGGGATATCATTCCTGCTGGTTGGTCTAGACTTAATTGGTGAGCAGGTTGATTGATTGGGAAGTTAGTTAGGATATGGATAATGTCATCATGGATTGTAATGGGTGGACACGAAATGTGAGTATCACCAGAAGAGAACATCTGAGAGGAGATT
This is a stretch of genomic DNA from Mangifera indica cultivar Alphonso chromosome 11, CATAS_Mindica_2.1, whole genome shotgun sequence. It encodes these proteins:
- the LOC123229047 gene encoding probable xyloglucan glycosyltransferase 12 is translated as MAWWKKESHRGTPVVVKMENPNWSMVELEAPSEDDFLISKDNNKSRNKNAKQLTWVLLLKAHKAAGCLTSIAPAFFSLGSVIRRRVASGRTDANTETGREKENRAFKSRFYSCIKLFLWLSVVLLVFEISAYFKGWHFGAPKLQLEYIFSSPLGIKGLFDLLYSRWVLIRVEYLAPPLQFLANACIVLFLIQSLDRLILCLGCFWIRFKKIKPIAKQDDTSDLETGEKGYFPMVLIQIPMCNEKEVYQQSIAAVCNLEWPKSKILIQVLDDSDDPTAQTLIKEEVLKWQQEGAHIVYRHRILRDGYKAGNLKSAMNCSYVKDYEFVAIFDADFQPSPDFLKRTVPHFKDNEDLGLVQARWSFVNKDENLLTRLQNINLAFHFEVEQQVNGVFINFFGFNGTAGVWRIKALEDSGGWMERTTVEDMDIAVRAHLQGWKFIFLNDVECQCELPESYEAYRKQQHRWHSGPMQLFRLCLPDIIKSKISIWKKFNMIFLFFLLRKLILPFYSFTLFCIILPMTMFVPEAELPAWVVCYIPATMSFLNILPAPKSFPFIVPYLLFENTMSVTKFNAMISGLFQLGSAYEWVVTKKSGRSSEGDLVSLVEKEPKHHKGASAPDLDKVKLEIKQQEQKASKRKKKHNRIYMKELTLAFLLLTASARSLLSAQGIHFYFLLFQGISFLLVGLDLIGEQVD